The following proteins are co-located in the Flammeovirga kamogawensis genome:
- a CDS encoding toxin-antitoxin system YwqK family antitoxin produces the protein MNKLFFLLRLNFLFILLFLSFSSNSFSQVIDEDGNEEAIKEKKPMVVEMDSLEDDDPTIELNPGAPEEQAIIKKKKKKKKNVFWGIKTKRQYTRSLSKGRVVFELFYSLPEYEKPDPYSPLKYYFNLEEKKIERQGTSNPKYGLPLHGTYVKIVDKDTVTTGQFYKGTLTGRWVWYGKNKDIKDKKFYYMGFPKDAEITYYDSKQTKVKEVIPYQLGELSGIYQSFYENGRKKMVGSYKYGYKIGDWTEYYDAVDKRGKQRKHRITKYRNKNNVYRKDYSGPKIKYEWDEKGKVLRKSK, from the coding sequence ATGAATAAATTGTTTTTTTTACTTAGACTAAACTTCCTTTTTATACTTCTTTTTTTAAGCTTTTCAAGCAATAGCTTTTCTCAAGTAATTGATGAGGATGGCAATGAAGAAGCAATAAAAGAAAAAAAACCGATGGTAGTTGAAATGGATTCTCTTGAAGATGATGATCCTACTATTGAGCTTAATCCTGGTGCACCAGAAGAACAAGCAATTATCAAAAAAAAGAAGAAGAAAAAGAAAAATGTATTTTGGGGAATAAAAACAAAAAGACAATACACTAGATCTTTATCAAAAGGAAGAGTAGTATTTGAATTATTTTATTCTTTACCTGAATATGAAAAACCTGATCCTTATTCTCCATTAAAATATTATTTCAATCTAGAAGAAAAAAAGATTGAAAGACAAGGTACTTCAAACCCTAAATACGGGTTACCATTACATGGCACATATGTAAAAATAGTAGATAAAGATACTGTAACTACAGGGCAATTTTACAAAGGCACTCTAACTGGACGATGGGTTTGGTATGGAAAAAACAAAGATATAAAGGATAAAAAATTCTATTATATGGGATTTCCTAAAGATGCTGAAATCACTTATTACGATTCTAAACAAACTAAAGTAAAAGAGGTTATTCCTTATCAACTTGGAGAATTGAGTGGTATTTACCAATCATTTTACGAGAATGGTCGTAAAAAAATGGTGGGTTCTTACAAATATGGATATAAAATTGGAGATTGGACAGAATACTATGATGCCGTAGATAAAAGAGGTAAACAAAGAAAACATCGGATTACAAAATACCGTAATAAAAACAATGTTTATCGTAAGGATTATAGTGGCCCAAAGATCAAATATGAGTGGGATGAGAAGGGTAAGGTGTTACGGAAGAGTAAATAA
- the prfA gene encoding peptide chain release factor 1, whose amino-acid sequence MLDKLKKIKDRFDQVSEELVQPETVSDMKLYAKLNKEYKDLQKVVERYLAYKTMLEGIDEAKEILEEEKDSELREMAKMELDELQEGIPVIEEELKMLLIPKDPNDSKNAIFEIRAGAGGDEAAIFAGDLLRLYQRFCEKKRWKLSITDFVDGTAGGFSKIVANIQGEDAYGMLKYEAGVHRVQRVPATESQGRIHTSVASVAVLPEMDDIEIELNMSDIRRDEFCSSGPGGQSVNTTYSAIRLTHLPTGIIVQCQDEKSKLKNYDKALKELKSRLYAIEVKKQQEEVGAERKSMVGSGSRSDKIRTYNYPQGRVTDHRINYSVYNLPTVMDGEIQEFIDRLRIADNLERMENSGLA is encoded by the coding sequence ATGTTAGATAAACTCAAAAAAATAAAAGATCGTTTTGATCAAGTAAGTGAAGAATTGGTACAGCCTGAAACTGTATCAGATATGAAGCTTTACGCCAAATTAAATAAAGAATACAAGGATCTTCAGAAAGTTGTGGAGCGTTATTTAGCATATAAAACTATGCTAGAAGGTATCGACGAAGCAAAAGAAATCTTAGAAGAAGAGAAAGATTCTGAGTTACGTGAGATGGCAAAAATGGAACTTGACGAACTTCAAGAGGGAATTCCTGTAATTGAAGAGGAGTTAAAAATGCTTTTAATTCCTAAAGATCCTAATGATTCTAAAAACGCAATCTTTGAAATCAGAGCAGGTGCAGGTGGAGACGAAGCTGCAATTTTTGCAGGTGATTTACTCCGTTTATACCAACGTTTCTGTGAGAAAAAGAGATGGAAATTAAGTATTACCGATTTTGTTGATGGTACTGCTGGTGGATTCTCTAAAATTGTTGCTAACATCCAAGGTGAAGATGCTTATGGTATGTTGAAATATGAAGCAGGTGTACACCGTGTTCAACGTGTACCCGCTACAGAATCTCAAGGACGTATTCATACATCTGTAGCTTCTGTTGCTGTTCTTCCAGAAATGGATGATATCGAAATTGAATTAAACATGTCTGATATCCGTCGAGATGAATTCTGTTCTTCAGGTCCTGGTGGTCAGTCTGTAAACACTACATATTCAGCTATTCGTTTAACTCACCTTCCTACAGGTATTATTGTACAGTGTCAAGATGAAAAATCTAAGCTGAAAAACTACGATAAAGCATTAAAAGAATTGAAATCTCGTTTATATGCTATTGAGGTAAAGAAACAACAAGAAGAAGTTGGTGCAGAGCGTAAATCAATGGTTGGTTCTGGTTCTAGATCAGATAAGATCCGTACGTACAATTATCCTCAAGGTCGTGTAACAGATCACCGTATTAATTATTCTGTATATAATTTACCAACCGTAATGGATGGTGAAATTCAAGAATTTATCGATCGTTTACGTATCGCTGATAACCTTGAAAGAATGGAAAACAGTGGTTTAGCTTAG